One genomic window of Halanaerobium saccharolyticum subsp. saccharolyticum DSM 6643 includes the following:
- a CDS encoding class I SAM-dependent methyltransferase: MKNEKKIEKEVLNKQSQHWENTFSRKKDMFGLKASYSAQAAAKKFKNEGKKKILELGGGQGRDTIFLAQNGFEVYVLDYCETGVEAINEKTEAMNLSDSITAKCHDLRDPLPFADQEFDACYSHMLYCMAFTTAELEFLSSEINRILKPNGLNIYTARNTNDADYGTGIHCGEDMYKVGGFVVHFFSRDKVEHLAKGFEIDEISEFEEGGLPRKLFLVTLRKNNN; the protein is encoded by the coding sequence ATGAAAAATGAAAAGAAAATAGAAAAAGAAGTTTTAAATAAACAATCTCAACACTGGGAAAATACCTTTAGTAGAAAAAAAGATATGTTTGGTCTAAAAGCAAGTTATTCTGCCCAAGCTGCAGCAAAAAAATTCAAAAATGAAGGAAAAAAGAAGATTCTTGAATTAGGGGGAGGACAGGGAAGAGATACAATTTTCTTGGCTCAAAATGGCTTTGAAGTTTACGTTTTAGATTATTGTGAGACTGGAGTTGAAGCTATTAATGAAAAAACAGAGGCAATGAATTTATCAGATTCCATTACCGCAAAATGTCATGATCTAAGAGATCCACTTCCTTTTGCAGATCAAGAATTTGATGCTTGTTATTCTCACATGTTGTATTGCATGGCTTTTACAACTGCAGAATTGGAATTTCTTTCAAGTGAAATAAACCGAATATTAAAGCCAAATGGTTTAAATATATATACAGCTAGAAATACAAATGATGCTGATTACGGGACAGGCATTCACTGTGGAGAGGATATGTATAAAGTTGGCGGCTTTGTGGTTCACTTTTTTAGCAGGGATAAAGTAGAACACTTAGCAAAAGGGTTTGAGATAGATGAGATTAGTGAGTTTGAAGAAGGAGGACTTCCCAGAAAATTATTTTTAGTGACACTTAGAAAAAATAATAATTAA
- a CDS encoding branched-chain amino acid ABC transporter permease — MKSYEDYSDQFWANRKKATIIILVLFFILLFLLSNILSGYYYRILLLFGINVILTLSLNITNGYANIFSLGHGGLMLAGGYTTALLTLPVEFKANTLQLPLWLEQAQFPFVLSIIFAGIIAMLVGLTILLPAFRLKGHYFILASLGINIIMINIAENIRPITNGATGLRGAPPYTNIWWIFGIAVFLVYLIWTLLTSRFGRAIKAIGKDEGLAEAMGVNSAKYKAYAFMISSFFTGIGGALWTHLILTISPSSFDLLVVFQIIMMLVIGGVSSISGSILGAAIITTILELLQPLQEGMNIMGLEIPRMFGLTQVLLALFLIIVMIYKPKGIMGEKEIKLLSVE, encoded by the coding sequence ATGAAATCATACGAAGATTACAGTGATCAATTTTGGGCAAACCGCAAAAAAGCTACAATAATTATTTTAGTTCTTTTTTTTATATTACTTTTTTTATTATCAAATATATTAAGCGGCTATTATTACAGAATACTACTTTTGTTTGGTATCAATGTTATTTTAACTCTAAGTTTAAATATAACTAATGGCTATGCTAATATTTTTTCTTTAGGTCATGGTGGACTAATGCTTGCTGGAGGTTACACAACTGCTCTTTTAACTTTACCAGTAGAGTTTAAAGCAAACACTTTACAACTTCCACTCTGGTTAGAACAAGCACAATTCCCTTTTGTTTTATCTATTATATTTGCTGGTATAATAGCGATGCTTGTAGGTTTAACTATTCTTCTGCCAGCATTTAGATTAAAAGGTCACTATTTTATTCTGGCATCACTTGGAATTAATATTATTATGATTAATATTGCAGAAAATATTCGACCAATTACAAATGGTGCAACCGGTTTAAGAGGAGCACCCCCTTATACAAATATTTGGTGGATTTTTGGAATAGCTGTTTTTCTTGTTTACCTTATTTGGACTCTACTTACTTCTAGATTTGGAAGAGCAATTAAAGCGATTGGTAAAGATGAAGGATTAGCAGAAGCAATGGGAGTAAATAGTGCTAAATATAAAGCTTATGCTTTTATGATAAGCAGTTTTTTTACTGGAATTGGAGGCGCTCTCTGGACTCATCTTATTCTTACAATAAGTCCTTCTTCCTTTGACCTTCTTGTTGTTTTTCAAATTATTATGATGCTTGTTATTGGTGGAGTTTCTAGTATAAGTGGTTCAATACTTGGAGCAGCTATTATTACAACCATTCTCGAACTTCTACAGCCTTTACAGGAAGGCATGAATATTATGGGACTGGAAATACCAAGAATGTTTGGTTTAACTCAGGTACTACTTGCATTATTTTTAATAATAGTTATGATTTACAAACCTAAAGGTATAATGGGAGAAAAAGAAATTAAACTTTTATCAGTTGAATAA
- a CDS encoding branched-chain amino acid ABC transporter permease — protein MDLTYILQQILNALSLGSMLALLAVGYTMIYGVLGLINFAHGEVFMIGAFAAMYAITGLGFSLPIALIIAIIASVLVGVILERFCYRPVQGSGDITLFITSLAASIGIRSLFIMFFGSRSLQFPMPEYLQGIRFWGDILITDLNLIIFIFTVLITLALSLFIRNTKLGIAMRGVSYNKETAEAMGINSNSIIVATFVIGSALAAVAGVAWGLQYGNVRPAMGYHPGISGFIAAVLGGIGNITGAAISGFLLGVGQVLFVAFLPSVYSGLRPLFVWIVLFIILFYKPTGLFRSNIKWE, from the coding sequence ATGGACTTAACATATATTTTACAACAAATTTTAAATGCTTTAAGCTTGGGGAGTATGCTGGCACTATTAGCTGTTGGTTATACTATGATTTATGGTGTTTTAGGGCTAATAAATTTTGCTCATGGAGAAGTTTTTATGATTGGTGCCTTTGCTGCTATGTATGCAATTACAGGTTTAGGATTCTCTCTTCCTATTGCACTTATAATAGCTATTATTGCCTCAGTACTTGTAGGAGTTATCTTAGAAAGATTTTGTTATCGTCCAGTACAGGGTTCTGGAGATATAACTTTATTTATTACTTCACTTGCTGCTTCAATAGGAATTAGAAGTTTATTTATTATGTTTTTTGGCAGCCGTTCACTTCAATTTCCAATGCCTGAATATTTACAAGGAATCCGTTTTTGGGGAGATATTTTAATTACAGATTTAAATTTAATAATTTTTATATTTACAGTTTTAATAACTTTAGCTTTAAGCTTATTTATTAGAAATACTAAGTTGGGAATTGCAATGAGAGGAGTTTCTTACAATAAAGAAACTGCTGAAGCAATGGGAATTAATAGTAACTCAATAATTGTTGCAACATTTGTTATTGGTTCTGCACTTGCTGCAGTAGCTGGAGTTGCTTGGGGCTTACAATATGGAAATGTTAGGCCAGCAATGGGATATCATCCTGGTATAAGTGGTTTTATTGCTGCAGTGCTTGGTGGAATAGGGAATATCACAGGTGCAGCAATAAGTGGCTTTTTATTAGGAGTAGGACAGGTATTGTTTGTAGCATTTTTACCTTCTGTATATTCGGGGCTGCGACCACTTTTTGTATGGATAGTACTATTTATTATTCTTTTCTATAAACCAACTGGTCTTTTTAGATCTAATATTAAATGGGAGTAG
- a CDS encoding acetamidase/formamidase family protein, protein MKISSENVVYSMSSENEPAASCQPGETVTFETKDCFSDQIQSENVLFETTDWDTVNPATGPLKVEGAEPGDTLKVEIKKMTLNNQGVMVAVPEMGFLAEFIEESETKIIPIENNKVVFNDKIKIDLNPMIGVIGCSPGEDEEAVPCGTPGSHGGNMDTKVITEDSILYFPVKVSGAMLAMGDLHAAMGDGEVVISGVEIAGEVTVKVDVIKGKSITDPMVERDDAFYTIASGPTLDAAAKKASNNMFKFLKQRLNLENNQIAMLMSIICDLQVSQVVDPEKTARMRVDKKALTEYNIEF, encoded by the coding sequence ATGAAAATAAGTTCTGAAAATGTTGTTTACAGTATGTCTTCAGAAAATGAACCTGCAGCATCTTGTCAGCCAGGAGAAACCGTTACCTTCGAAACAAAAGATTGTTTCAGTGACCAAATTCAAAGTGAAAATGTTTTATTTGAAACTACTGATTGGGATACGGTTAATCCTGCTACAGGTCCCTTAAAAGTTGAAGGAGCAGAACCAGGTGATACCTTAAAGGTTGAAATCAAAAAAATGACTTTAAATAATCAGGGAGTTATGGTGGCTGTTCCAGAAATGGGATTTTTAGCAGAATTTATCGAAGAATCAGAAACTAAAATTATTCCTATTGAAAATAACAAAGTAGTTTTTAATGATAAAATTAAGATTGATTTAAATCCTATGATAGGAGTAATTGGTTGTTCTCCAGGTGAAGATGAAGAAGCAGTGCCTTGTGGTACTCCTGGTTCTCACGGTGGTAATATGGATACAAAAGTTATTACAGAAGACTCTATATTATATTTTCCAGTTAAGGTTTCTGGCGCCATGCTTGCAATGGGTGATCTTCATGCTGCAATGGGTGATGGTGAAGTAGTTATTAGTGGAGTAGAAATAGCTGGTGAAGTAACTGTTAAAGTTGATGTTATTAAAGGAAAATCAATTACTGATCCGATGGTAGAAAGAGATGATGCATTTTATACGATTGCCTCTGGGCCAACCCTTGATGCAGCAGCAAAGAAAGCAAGTAATAACATGTTTAAATTTCTGAAGCAGAGGTTAAATTTAGAAAATAATCAAATTGCAATGTTGATGAGTATAATTTGTGATCTACAGGTTTCTCAAGTAGTCGACCCAGAAAAAACTGCAAGAATGCGTGTTGATAAAAAAGCTCTAACAGAATATAATATTGAGTTTTAG
- a CDS encoding 4Fe-4S binding protein, whose protein sequence is MNLTEINNLTPDCCAAAKIDINDCYKDEKRPLKNISAAVKSIIVVAHHIENSQEWIWTQMRSERGNSTCIADLHTKDTIRDIKDYLKLKGFNTKIVAYPGVSGVRFKELANKTSLGEIGDNNLFLHKEWGPWVHLRVLLTDAEIYNSEPTYSSEVCIHCGKCIEACPVNALSQNDFNIQRCKERHKKLNSAHSCEICARICPIGEEPPKIE, encoded by the coding sequence TTGAATTTGACAGAAATTAATAATTTAACACCTGACTGCTGTGCTGCTGCAAAAATAGATATCAATGATTGTTATAAAGATGAAAAAAGACCTTTAAAAAATATTTCAGCTGCTGTTAAATCTATTATTGTTGTGGCACATCACATTGAAAATTCTCAGGAATGGATCTGGACTCAAATGAGATCCGAACGAGGAAATTCAACCTGTATAGCTGATTTACATACAAAGGATACTATAAGAGATATAAAAGATTATCTTAAATTAAAAGGATTTAATACAAAAATTGTAGCTTATCCAGGAGTTAGTGGGGTAAGATTTAAAGAACTTGCTAATAAAACAAGTCTCGGTGAAATAGGAGATAATAACTTATTTTTGCATAAAGAATGGGGTCCTTGGGTTCATTTAAGAGTTTTGTTAACTGATGCTGAAATATATAATTCTGAGCCGACTTATTCAAGTGAAGTCTGTATTCATTGTGGAAAATGTATTGAAGCTTGTCCAGTAAATGCTTTGAGTCAAAATGATTTTAATATCCAGCGATGTAAAGAAAGACATAAAAAATTAAACTCTGCTCACAGTTGCGAAATATGTGCACGAATATGCCCAATTGGAGAAGAACCTCCAAAAATTGAATAG
- a CDS encoding peptide-methionine (S)-S-oxide reductase: MKVIYFAGGCLWGVQAFIKTLPGVKMTEAGRANGKTKTLAVDYDGYAECVKTKYDPNIVSLEQLIDYFFEIINPYSLNKQGSDVGKKYRTGIYSKNPNDLKKAKEHIGKRNDCDRIVVEVLPLTNYVKSAEEHQDRLEKCPDDYCHIPKKLLNKY, from the coding sequence ATGAAAGTAATATATTTTGCAGGAGGATGTCTATGGGGTGTACAGGCTTTCATTAAAACTTTGCCTGGGGTTAAAATGACTGAAGCTGGCAGAGCAAATGGAAAAACTAAAACGCTTGCTGTTGATTACGATGGTTATGCTGAATGTGTAAAAACCAAATATGATCCAAACATAGTGTCTTTGGAGCAATTGATAGATTATTTCTTTGAAATTATTAACCCCTATAGTTTAAATAAACAGGGTAGTGATGTTGGCAAAAAATATCGCACAGGTATCTACAGCAAAAATCCAAATGATTTGAAAAAAGCAAAAGAACATATTGGAAAAAGAAATGATTGTGACAGAATTGTTGTAGAAGTACTACCGCTGACTAATTATGTAAAAAGTGCTGAAGAACATCAAGATAGATTGGAAAAATGTCCGGATGATTACTGTCATATTCCTAAAAAATTACTGAATAAATACTAA
- a CDS encoding GNAT family N-acetyltransferase, whose translation MEIRIIEDFDQELLDKLVELETRTFRECGLSKWELVPLIQHGKLIVLFDDQDPVGFLELMNDWDDEDTAYLYALAIEEDYRNQGLGTKLIKSGMELLIEDGYSKASLTVDPDNEPAIHVYKDKLGFEKKKHENDVYGEGVDRYYMELDLAEYAKNKDNDFMKIAS comes from the coding sequence ATGGAGATTAGAATAATTGAAGATTTTGATCAAGAATTACTTGATAAGTTAGTAGAACTTGAAACTAGAACTTTTCGAGAATGTGGTTTATCAAAATGGGAGTTAGTTCCTTTGATTCAACACGGAAAACTAATAGTGCTATTTGATGATCAGGATCCAGTTGGGTTTTTAGAACTTATGAATGATTGGGATGATGAAGATACAGCTTATTTATATGCTTTAGCTATAGAAGAAGATTATAGAAATCAGGGATTAGGAACTAAACTTATTAAATCAGGTATGGAATTATTAATTGAAGATGGTTATTCTAAAGCAAGTCTGACAGTTGATCCTGATAATGAGCCGGCTATTCATGTTTACAAAGATAAATTAGGATTTGAAAAGAAAAAACACGAAAATGATGTTTATGGAGAAGGAGTAGATCGCTATTATATGGAATTAGATTTAGCTGAATATGCTAAAAATAAAGATAATGATTTTATGAAAATAGCTTCATAA
- a CDS encoding ABC transporter substrate-binding protein: protein MKKRVLSILFITFLLLAQFSIFTLAADPIKIGGTSSMVGILGSIGEMVLRGAQLAVDMANEDGGIHGQEIEYTNIDGQSNQTVISNASIRLIEEENVIAGIGPVDINYLSAAAPIFENNKTVLMDPTATTPSIAEMGDYIFMTPFGDDAQARALAKYVAEELGFDNIAIIKDVNADYSITLAEHFVEAFKEFTGKENPIAVEENYQTGDQDYTAQMTRIRQYNDIDALFIIPPLPQDAPVIANQARRFGINVPIIYPDAGDFDEVIEIGGDSVEGAYISSHFAIEEAMTDIANDFVTEFEAKHGYTPGGFEGLGFDSAQIILEAIKKIDKDEWMSMDLAEQRMAVQKSLINNEFNNLIVPIKYEPNLPPTKPVVIKQIKNGERVYVKTMWPEDFEK, encoded by the coding sequence ATGAAGAAGAGAGTATTAAGTATTTTATTTATAACCTTTTTGTTGTTAGCGCAGTTTTCTATTTTTACATTAGCAGCTGATCCAATAAAAATTGGTGGTACATCAAGTATGGTTGGGATATTAGGATCAATCGGGGAAATGGTTTTACGGGGAGCTCAACTTGCTGTTGATATGGCAAATGAAGATGGTGGAATCCACGGTCAAGAAATTGAATATACCAATATTGATGGTCAAAGTAATCAAACTGTTATTTCTAATGCTTCTATAAGATTGATAGAAGAAGAAAATGTTATTGCAGGAATCGGCCCAGTTGATATAAATTATTTATCAGCAGCAGCACCAATCTTTGAGAATAATAAAACTGTTTTAATGGATCCAACAGCTACAACACCTAGTATAGCAGAAATGGGCGACTATATTTTTATGACCCCCTTTGGTGATGATGCACAGGCACGAGCACTGGCAAAATATGTTGCCGAAGAACTTGGATTTGATAATATTGCAATTATTAAAGATGTAAATGCTGATTACAGTATTACTTTAGCAGAACATTTTGTGGAAGCGTTTAAAGAGTTTACAGGTAAAGAAAACCCTATAGCTGTAGAAGAAAATTATCAAACTGGTGATCAAGATTATACAGCTCAGATGACAAGAATTAGACAGTATAATGATATTGATGCACTATTTATTATTCCACCTTTACCACAAGATGCACCTGTAATTGCAAACCAAGCAAGACGTTTTGGAATTAATGTTCCAATTATTTATCCAGATGCAGGAGATTTTGATGAAGTAATAGAAATTGGAGGCGATTCTGTAGAAGGCGCTTATATCTCATCTCACTTTGCTATAGAAGAAGCTATGACTGATATTGCAAATGATTTTGTAACAGAATTCGAAGCAAAACATGGCTACACACCAGGTGGATTTGAAGGCCTTGGCTTTGATTCTGCTCAAATTATTTTAGAAGCAATTAAAAAAATAGATAAAGATGAATGGATGTCAATGGACTTAGCTGAGCAAAGAATGGCTGTTCAGAAATCATTAATTAATAATGAATTTAATAATTTAATTGTACCTATAAAATATGAGCCTAACCTTCCACCTACTAAACCAGTCGTCATAAAGCAAATTAAAAACGGAGAAAGAGTATATGTAAAGACAATGTGGCCGGAAGATTTTGAAAAATAA
- a CDS encoding ABC transporter ATP-binding protein, which translates to MVKDSTNNQNLLTLKNIESGYGHVKVLHNVSLKVKKGQIVTIVGANGVGKSTTIKTILGLIKANAGEIKFKGETINGLETYEIVASGIGYSPEGREVFGNLNVYENLRIGAYTVDKKDFSERLEEVYKLFPRLKERKNQEASSLSGGEQQMLAIARALMQDPDLLILDEPSLGLAPIIAEEIFNRLAEINQMGTTILLIEQNVSLALQLSDHAYVMEKGKFVLDEKASVLAENDYVQKTYMGIA; encoded by the coding sequence ATGGTTAAAGATTCTACCAATAATCAAAATTTATTAACATTAAAAAATATAGAATCAGGGTATGGTCATGTTAAGGTTCTACATAATGTTTCACTTAAAGTAAAAAAAGGACAGATTGTAACAATAGTTGGGGCAAATGGAGTAGGTAAATCAACAACTATTAAAACAATTTTGGGTTTAATTAAAGCAAATGCTGGGGAAATAAAATTCAAAGGTGAAACTATAAATGGCCTTGAAACATATGAAATTGTTGCAAGCGGGATTGGATATTCACCTGAAGGAAGAGAAGTTTTTGGTAATTTAAATGTTTATGAAAATCTTCGTATTGGTGCATATACAGTTGATAAAAAAGATTTTAGTGAAAGGTTGGAAGAAGTCTATAAGCTTTTTCCCAGACTCAAAGAACGTAAAAATCAGGAAGCAAGTTCTTTGTCAGGGGGAGAACAGCAAATGCTGGCTATTGCAAGAGCTTTAATGCAGGATCCAGATCTACTTATTCTCGATGAACCTTCTTTAGGGCTTGCACCAATAATAGCAGAAGAAATTTTTAATAGACTTGCAGAAATTAATCAAATGGGAACAACTATCTTATTAATTGAACAAAATGTAAGTCTGGCACTGCAGCTTTCAGATCATGCTTACGTTATGGAAAAAGGTAAGTTTGTATTAGATGAAAAAGCTTCGGTATTAGCAGAAAATGACTATGTTCAAAAAACATATATGGGAATTGCGTAG
- a CDS encoding ABC transporter ATP-binding protein, translated as MSKQLLKLDKLTKKFGGLTAVENFSMTLEEGELLGLIGPNGAGKTTTFNLISGNLAVTSGNIVYKDDDITDLRPDQIADIGIARTFQNIRLMTGMTVLENMQLAFHIWNDYNILDTIFRTNRFLGKEDQYLKEIDETLKHFNISQYKDEKVDDLPPGIQRKADIARAILLKPNLILLDEPTAGMNPSETDELVNIIKWINKDLNISTILVEHDMRVIMNICPRIIVMEQGDIIAEGNPEHVQSNQKVIEAYLGKSYQI; from the coding sequence ATGAGTAAACAGTTATTAAAACTTGATAAATTAACAAAAAAATTCGGCGGTTTAACTGCCGTAGAAAATTTTTCTATGACTTTAGAAGAAGGAGAACTATTAGGATTGATTGGTCCAAACGGTGCTGGTAAAACTACTACGTTTAATCTGATAAGCGGAAACTTGGCTGTAACTTCAGGTAATATTGTTTATAAAGATGATGATATTACTGATTTAAGGCCAGATCAGATTGCAGATATAGGCATTGCTAGAACTTTTCAGAATATAAGACTGATGACTGGAATGACTGTTTTAGAAAACATGCAATTAGCTTTTCATATTTGGAATGATTATAATATTTTAGATACAATTTTCAGAACAAATAGATTTTTAGGTAAAGAAGATCAGTATTTAAAAGAAATTGATGAGACTCTAAAACATTTTAATATCTCACAGTATAAAGATGAAAAGGTTGATGATCTTCCTCCAGGAATTCAGCGTAAAGCTGATATTGCCAGAGCGATTCTGCTTAAACCTAATTTAATATTATTAGATGAACCGACTGCAGGCATGAACCCTTCCGAAACAGATGAACTTGTTAATATAATTAAGTGGATTAATAAAGATTTAAATATCTCAACAATTTTAGTTGAACATGATATGAGGGTAATAATGAATATTTGTCCCAGAATTATTGTCATGGAACAGGGAGATATTATTGCAGAAGGAAATCCAGAACATGTTCAATCGAATCAAAAAGTTATTGAGGCTTATTTAGGTAAAAGCTATCAAATATAA